The Arachidicoccus terrestris genome includes the window CTATGGCAGTCAGGAATATGTCAAAATGTACCGGGCGCAGTTAACTGAGTTGTTAACCCAATATGGAGATATATTTGAGATATGGCATGATGGCGCTAATGGAGGAGACGGCTATTACGGAGGTGCCAGAGAACGGCGGAATATTGACCGTTCCACTTATTATAACTGGCCAAGTGTCTGGGCGCTTGAAAGAAAGCTGCAGCCAAAGGCATTGATCTTCGGAGATATAGGCGCTGATCTTCGTTGGGTAGGGAATGAAAGAGGCTATGCGGGTGACCCTTGCTGGCAAACATTTACCCCTGTTTCCAATGAACCCGGCAAGGCTCCGTCTAATGGAACGATTAAAAGTGAACTTTCTACTAATGGCACCAGAAACGGGAAGTTTTGGATGCCGGCTGAAGTAGACTTTTCTATTCGCCCCGGATGGTTCTGGCATGCCAGTCAAAATGATCAGGTACGCACCGCACTCAATCTCTGGGACCATTATTTTTTGTCTGCAGGCAGAGGGGCGTCCATGCTGTTGAATATTCCGCCCGATAAAAACGGCTTGGTGTATAAAACGGATTCTATCCAATTGAAGGTATTCGGCGACATTCTTAAAGAGACTTTTTCCAGAGATTTAGCAAAAGGCGCTACTGCCACAGCGTCGAATATACGTGGAGAGGACCAGAAAGACTATGGCACGCAACATCTGTTTGACGGCGATCAGTTCAGTTACTGGGCTACTGACGACGCCATTCACACGCCCGAAGTAACGATCCAGTTAAAAGGGGAACAGACGTTTGATATTATCCGTCTTAAGGAAAACACCAAGCTGGGGCAGAGAATTGATTCTCTTGAGGTCGACGGCTGGCTGGATGGCAGCTGGAAAAGGCTTGCCGGTGCCAATTCTATCGGTTCCAATAGACTGATACGTCTTCCTGCAAAGGTTACAACAGAGAAACTGCGAATCAGAATTATTGCAGCCCCGGTTTGTCCGGCATTGAGTGATGTCAGCTTATTTAGCCAGCCCCTCCTGGTGGCTCAGTTACAAAAAGAGACACAGCTGGCACAGAGCACCAAGAAAGCGGTCAATCAGAATTGGAAAGTAATCGAGCCAGGTGGAGCGAATACCGCTACTATCCTGGATGATCAACCGGCAACCGTTTGGCAGTCGACTGATGCAGGTAAGGAGAATAAAACATCTGTCGTTTTAGATGCGGGCAGTGGCAGGTCCGTATTGGGACTCAATTATCTGCCACCCGGCAATAGTCAGGGAGCCATTGATAAATACAATATTTACGTGAAGGGAAAAGGAGAGGATTGGCAAAAAGTCGCCGGAGGGGAGTTCTCTAATATTAAGGCAAATCCGGTTGTCCAGACCGTCCATTTTTCGACACCGGTGAATGCCAGGTATATTAAACTTGAAGCTTTACATACAGTGGACGGCAAGCCTGCGGCTATTGCCGACCTGAACATCCTTGAACAATAACGGTGCCTAGGGGAGGTTGTATGAGGTAGAAAATAAAAATACGCTATAACTACATAGCGTATTTTTATTTTTTAAGCTTCGCTATTGTCTCATGGGAAAAATAGGCTAGCTTGCTGCTTGGATGATGCTTATTCGGTTCATCTATGGTCTTTAGCTTTGTAGAAAAGCGATTGTGGTTTGATAAAGTAAACTTTCCTGTAATTTTGTTTTATGGAGATTACGCTTAAGAATATTATTCCTATTCCACTTAAGGAAAACCTCGGGAAACGTCCTTCTGAGGTCTGGCATAACGAAATTGGCTTTAAGCCGACGGACAGAGTGAAAATTAAAGCACCTAGCGGTACCGGTAAAACAACGCTGGTGCATTACCTGTACGGGCTCCGCTCAGATTATACCGGACAACTTAACTGGGACGGAAAACAGTTGAAGGAGCTGCATACAGATAAAGTGGCTGCCTACCGTCAAAAAGAGATAAGTGTGGTCTTTCAGGATCTCCGTCTTTTCCCCCATTTAACGGCCCGGGAGAATATTGAACTCAATCGCGTCCTTCAAGAGCCATATTATCCTGGTTCAGTTATAGAAGAAATGGCGACAGCATTACAGGTAGATCATATCCTGCACCAGGCGGCGGGCATCTGTAGTTATGGTGAGCAGCAGAGAATCGCTATTATCAGGGCCTTGGTACAGCCTTTCTCCCTGCTGATCATGGATGAGCCTTTCAGCCACCTGGATCAGAACAATACAAAAAAAGCTGCCGCATTGATTGATAGAGAATGCCAAAAAAGAAAAGCGGGCTTTGTATTGACTGATCTGGATGAAGATTCTTTTTTCAACTACAATACCTATCTTAATCTATAGGTTATAATAATATATATGCT containing:
- a CDS encoding ATP-binding cassette domain-containing protein → MEITLKNIIPIPLKENLGKRPSEVWHNEIGFKPTDRVKIKAPSGTGKTTLVHYLYGLRSDYTGQLNWDGKQLKELHTDKVAAYRQKEISVVFQDLRLFPHLTARENIELNRVLQEPYYPGSVIEEMATALQVDHILHQAAGICSYGEQQRIAIIRALVQPFSLLIMDEPFSHLDQNNTKKAAALIDRECQKRKAGFVLTDLDEDSFFNYNTYLNL
- a CDS encoding alpha-L-fucosidase, with translation MQKKRSYANTRSKLSALILGIAMAGSACTQKAPPPPAPYGALPTQNQLDWQENNIYAFIHFGINTFTDKEWGYGDEDPALFNPKDFDADQIVKSIAQGGFKGIVLTCKHHDGFCLWPTKTTTHNITKSPFRDGKGDLVKEIEQACRKYGLKFGVYLSPWDRNASSYGSQEYVKMYRAQLTELLTQYGDIFEIWHDGANGGDGYYGGARERRNIDRSTYYNWPSVWALERKLQPKALIFGDIGADLRWVGNERGYAGDPCWQTFTPVSNEPGKAPSNGTIKSELSTNGTRNGKFWMPAEVDFSIRPGWFWHASQNDQVRTALNLWDHYFLSAGRGASMLLNIPPDKNGLVYKTDSIQLKVFGDILKETFSRDLAKGATATASNIRGEDQKDYGTQHLFDGDQFSYWATDDAIHTPEVTIQLKGEQTFDIIRLKENTKLGQRIDSLEVDGWLDGSWKRLAGANSIGSNRLIRLPAKVTTEKLRIRIIAAPVCPALSDVSLFSQPLLVAQLQKETQLAQSTKKAVNQNWKVIEPGGANTATILDDQPATVWQSTDAGKENKTSVVLDAGSGRSVLGLNYLPPGNSQGAIDKYNIYVKGKGEDWQKVAGGEFSNIKANPVVQTVHFSTPVNARYIKLEALHTVDGKPAAIADLNILEQ